In Limosilactobacillus sp. WILCCON 0051, a single window of DNA contains:
- a CDS encoding transposase yields MKSMAQLEYHYGLKIRIYPSDYQKQIIKVNSDASRFIYNEMVAIGKELWQLNRIKLSIDTVQDRIQQLKLRQNAKQMSNHFQFLEDKRIDSLAKANAIQNYHKAWNAFRKFHEAGVPKFHRKSYAWRYQTNCQYPKQKTARLDNGTVCFEDRKHIVVPKLGRLRIKGAQQRLLDRQGETRIGTVTISKDAADRFFLSLQLGSDTPFVPKLSRTNRQIGIDLNTENFLTASDGRTIANPRYYRTIKGKLAKAQRTLSRRQRRAKKEQRSLRESKNYQKQRLLVAKIHARVFDRRHDFLQRTSTALIKNQDLVVAEELRSKNLLKNHALAMSISDVGWRSFLGMLSYKADLYDRQFITVSPKNTTQACHDCGFVMGSDGTEKLTLADREWICPKCHVHHIRDYNAALNILEKGLQKQQKA; encoded by the coding sequence ATGAAGTCAATGGCACAGTTAGAATATCATTATGGATTGAAGATTCGCATCTATCCGAGTGATTATCAGAAACAAATAATCAAGGTTAACAGCGATGCCAGTCGTTTCATCTATAATGAGATGGTTGCGATCGGTAAAGAACTCTGGCAATTAAACCGAATCAAACTGTCGATTGACACGGTTCAGGATCGGATCCAACAGCTAAAGCTTCGTCAAAATGCTAAGCAGATGTCAAATCATTTCCAGTTTTTAGAAGATAAGCGTATTGACAGTCTTGCTAAGGCTAATGCCATTCAAAACTATCACAAGGCTTGGAACGCTTTTCGCAAGTTTCATGAAGCTGGTGTGCCAAAATTTCATCGTAAAAGCTATGCCTGGCGATACCAGACCAACTGTCAATATCCAAAACAAAAGACGGCCCGGCTAGACAACGGTACCGTCTGCTTTGAAGATCGCAAACATATTGTGGTGCCTAAACTAGGACGTTTGCGGATCAAAGGCGCTCAGCAGCGACTATTGGATCGTCAAGGCGAAACACGCATCGGTACGGTGACCATTTCCAAAGATGCAGCCGATCGGTTCTTTTTGTCGCTGCAATTAGGTTCCGATACACCGTTTGTTCCTAAGCTTAGCCGCACTAATCGGCAAATTGGCATTGATCTAAATACAGAAAACTTTCTGACTGCCAGTGATGGTCGAACCATTGCTAACCCACGCTACTATCGAACAATCAAGGGAAAATTAGCTAAAGCACAGCGCACTCTTTCACGCCGCCAGCGCCGGGCTAAAAAAGAGCAGCGTTCCTTGCGAGAAAGCAAAAACTACCAGAAGCAGCGTTTGTTAGTCGCTAAGATCCATGCACGGGTATTTGACCGCCGCCATGATTTTCTCCAACGCACGTCTACAGCATTGATCAAGAACCAAGATCTCGTTGTAGCTGAAGAATTGAGGAGTAAGAATCTGTTAAAAAATCATGCCTTGGCAATGAGCATCAGTGATGTTGGCTGGCGGTCTTTCTTGGGTATGTTATCATACAAAGCCGACCTTTATGACCGTCAATTTATCACGGTCAGCCCTAAAAACACGACCCAAGCCTGTCATGACTGTGGCTTTGTAATGGGAAGTGACGGGACCGAAAAGCTGACACTGGCAGATCGTGAATGGATATGTCCAAAGTGCCATGTTCATCATATCCGTGATTACAATGCAGCACTGAATATTTTAGAAAAAGGACTCCAGAAACAACAAAAAGCCTAG
- the rpiA gene encoding ribose-5-phosphate isomerase RpiA: MDQNELKSLVGRAAVEYIKDGMIVGLGTGSTVRYMVDALGERVKNEGLSIVGVTTSNRTTKQAQSLGITIKDIDEVDHIDLTIDGADEISDDFQGIKGGGGALLWEKIVADISKHYMWIVDESKMVHQLGAFPLPVEVIPFGAQHVFNKLAAKGYQPTWRMDGDQRYRTDENDYIIDLHLGKIDDPQAMAEELIHMVGVVEHGLFLNRVNDVIVGRQNGPEILHAR; this comes from the coding sequence ATGGACCAAAATGAATTAAAATCGCTTGTTGGCCGAGCTGCCGTTGAATACATCAAAGACGGCATGATCGTTGGTTTGGGTACTGGCTCGACTGTTCGCTACATGGTTGACGCGTTGGGCGAACGCGTTAAAAATGAAGGCTTGAGCATCGTCGGCGTCACGACCTCCAATCGCACGACCAAGCAGGCACAAAGTCTTGGCATCACCATCAAAGACATTGATGAAGTCGACCACATCGACCTCACGATTGATGGCGCAGATGAAATCAGCGACGACTTCCAAGGCATCAAAGGTGGCGGTGGCGCCCTGCTTTGGGAAAAAATCGTTGCCGACATCTCAAAGCATTACATGTGGATCGTTGATGAAAGCAAGATGGTTCACCAGCTGGGAGCTTTCCCGCTGCCAGTTGAGGTGATCCCGTTCGGTGCTCAGCATGTCTTTAACAAGCTGGCTGCTAAGGGCTACCAGCCAACTTGGCGGATGGATGGCGATCAGCGCTACCGTACCGATGAAAATGACTACATCATCGATCTGCACCTGGGCAAAATCGATGATCCGCAAGCCATGGCCGAAGAACTGATTCACATGGTTGGCGTTGTTGAGCACGGCTTGTTCTTAAACCGAGTCAATGACGTTATCGTTGGTCGGCAAAATGGGCCAGAAATCCTGCATGCCCGCTAA
- a CDS encoding GNAT family N-acetyltransferase, which yields MQFVTEPHRISAIDDNGKWVGDISFPPVAGYPDRVVAERVFVAPEGRGHGLAAELTKRFVDYAHERHLTVKLMCPYVKAAFRDHPEYQDLLLPEDRFNQ from the coding sequence ATGCAATTTGTAACGGAACCGCATCGCATCAGTGCTATCGATGATAATGGCAAATGGGTCGGCGACATCAGCTTTCCGCCTGTTGCCGGCTACCCTGACCGCGTCGTAGCAGAGCGTGTTTTTGTCGCTCCTGAAGGTCGTGGCCATGGACTGGCGGCCGAGCTTACCAAGCGCTTCGTCGATTATGCCCATGAACGCCATCTGACAGTTAAACTGATGTGTCCATATGTTAAAGCGGCATTCCGTGATCATCCGGAATACCAGGATCTGCTATTGCCGGAGGATCGCTTTAATCAATAA
- a CDS encoding dUTP diphosphatase: protein MKKRGFEIVAKYADAGLSLPQRQTKQAAGYDFEAAADFVVPSIWKQGLFKALHAIKHAAKPGEEELTAGDQALKPVLVPTGIKAYMQPDEVLMLFNRSSGPLKRRLILPNGVGIIDADYYNNPANEGEIFVQLLNYGLFDYHVKKGERIAQGIFMPYLTADDESMPKNDRAGGFGSTKK from the coding sequence ATGAAAAAAAGAGGATTTGAGATTGTTGCCAAGTATGCTGATGCCGGCCTAAGCCTGCCGCAGCGGCAAACCAAACAGGCAGCCGGCTATGATTTTGAGGCAGCAGCTGATTTTGTGGTGCCTTCGATCTGGAAACAGGGCCTTTTTAAAGCGCTGCATGCCATTAAACATGCTGCCAAGCCGGGAGAAGAAGAGCTGACGGCTGGCGATCAGGCGCTCAAGCCAGTGCTGGTGCCTACTGGGATCAAGGCTTATATGCAGCCTGATGAGGTGCTGATGCTCTTTAATCGTTCCAGCGGTCCTTTAAAGCGGCGGCTGATTCTGCCCAATGGCGTTGGAATCATTGATGCTGACTACTACAACAATCCAGCCAATGAAGGCGAGATTTTCGTACAGCTACTGAACTATGGTCTCTTCGACTACCATGTAAAAAAAGGCGAGCGAATCGCACAGGGCATCTTTATGCCATACTTAACGGCTGACGATGAGTCAATGCCTAAAAACGATCGGGCGGGCGGCTTTGGCTCAACTAAAAAATAA
- the radA gene encoding DNA repair protein RadA has product MAKVKTQYICQNCGYNSPRYLGRCPNCGQWNTLVEERVETANAQSTTRHSSTLTGIVAKPQRVKDIDAQKLPRVKTKLNELNRVLGGGIVPGSLILIGGDPGIGKSTLLLQVSGQLSDEGHSVLYVSGEESGAQIKMRAERLAVAGDDFYIYPETSMDSIRATIDDLNPEYVVIDSVQTMQATDVNSAIGSVSQIREVTAQLMQIAKSKNITIFVVGHVTKGGALAGPKILEHMVDTVLYFEGDLHHTYRILRAVKNRFGSTNELGIFEMRTAGLAEVKNPSEIFLEERLQDATGSAVVVSLEGTRPILVEIQALVTPTVFGNAQRTATGLNRNRVSLIMAVLEKRANLMLQNQDAYLKAAGGVKLDEPAIDLAIAIAIASSYRDKGTRPDDAFVGEVGLTGEIRRVSRIEQRVAEAAKLGFKRILVPKNNLQGWNPPADIEVVGVTTINEALRLALA; this is encoded by the coding sequence ATGGCGAAAGTCAAAACCCAGTATATCTGTCAAAACTGCGGCTATAATTCGCCGCGTTACCTTGGCCGCTGCCCCAACTGCGGTCAGTGGAATACTCTGGTTGAAGAACGCGTTGAGACGGCAAATGCGCAAAGTACAACGCGGCACTCGTCGACTTTGACGGGAATCGTTGCCAAACCGCAGCGCGTTAAGGATATCGATGCGCAAAAGCTGCCGCGCGTCAAGACTAAGCTAAATGAGCTTAATCGTGTTTTAGGCGGCGGCATCGTACCAGGATCACTGATTTTGATTGGCGGGGATCCGGGAATCGGCAAGTCAACGCTTTTGCTGCAGGTTTCAGGCCAGCTCAGCGATGAGGGGCATTCCGTTCTGTATGTTTCGGGTGAGGAAAGCGGTGCGCAGATCAAAATGCGTGCCGAACGGCTGGCAGTAGCCGGCGATGATTTCTACATCTACCCTGAGACCAGTATGGACAGCATTCGGGCAACGATTGACGATCTGAATCCTGAATACGTGGTGATCGATTCGGTCCAGACCATGCAGGCAACCGATGTCAACAGTGCGATCGGGAGCGTGTCGCAGATCAGAGAGGTTACCGCGCAGCTGATGCAGATTGCCAAAAGCAAGAACATTACGATTTTTGTCGTTGGCCACGTTACTAAAGGCGGCGCGCTGGCAGGGCCTAAAATCTTGGAACACATGGTTGATACCGTTTTGTACTTTGAAGGCGATCTGCATCATACCTATCGAATCTTGCGGGCGGTTAAGAATCGTTTTGGCTCGACCAATGAACTGGGAATCTTTGAAATGCGCACGGCAGGGCTGGCAGAGGTCAAAAACCCATCTGAGATCTTTTTGGAAGAGCGGCTCCAGGATGCCACTGGCTCAGCCGTCGTGGTTTCTTTGGAAGGAACGCGGCCAATCCTGGTTGAGATTCAGGCTCTGGTTACGCCGACTGTCTTTGGCAATGCTCAACGCACGGCGACGGGCTTGAATCGGAATCGGGTCTCTTTGATCATGGCGGTTTTAGAAAAGCGTGCCAACCTTATGCTGCAGAATCAAGATGCCTATCTTAAGGCAGCCGGGGGCGTGAAATTGGATGAGCCAGCGATTGATCTGGCGATTGCCATCGCGATTGCCTCCAGCTACCGTGACAAGGGGACGCGTCCTGATGATGCCTTTGTCGGCGAAGTTGGGCTGACCGGTGAGATTCGTCGTGTCAGCCGCATTGAGCAGCGGGTTGCTGAAGCGGCTAAGCTGGGCTTTAAACGAATTTTGGTTCCTAAAAACAATCTGCAGGGTTGGAATCCGCCAGCTGATATTGAAGTGGTCGGCGTTACGACTATAAATGAGGCATTACGACTCGCATTAGCGTAA
- a CDS encoding PIN/TRAM domain-containing protein translates to MRKRIIRLLFVIVGAAIGFYYLPPIWIAMRNQLGVQLARPIESAIDFLIGALVFWLISLLLTDWTIKMLKRAENALTKKSLTYLLFGAISTIFGLILAILISIPLWRLSIPVVNNVLPVLLMILFSYLGFHLGTTRQDEWRRLLTRRGRDDQEAQVIKRQDENYHHYKILDTNILIDGRIYDLVKTGFLEGTLLVPNFVLYELQYIADAGESIKRVRGRRGLDILNKLRSEKIVPVEMYKGDFEDIKEVDEKLIALAKKVDGVIVTNDYNLNKVIQFQNVQVLNINNLAKSLRPRVIPGEQLTVVVVKKGTERQQGVAYLDDGTMVVVEDGRYYMNEQLDVEVTSALQTDAGRMIFARPVHSASSHGIDGSERQEQKRLAESTKKTDHKNNDRNNRKN, encoded by the coding sequence GTGAGAAAGAGAATTATTAGACTGCTGTTCGTAATCGTGGGGGCGGCAATTGGTTTTTACTATCTACCACCGATTTGGATTGCCATGCGTAATCAGCTTGGCGTTCAGCTGGCACGGCCAATTGAGTCAGCAATTGATTTTTTGATTGGAGCACTTGTTTTTTGGCTGATTTCTCTGCTGCTGACTGACTGGACGATCAAGATGCTGAAAAGGGCAGAAAACGCACTGACTAAAAAGAGTCTGACCTATCTGCTCTTTGGGGCGATTTCAACAATCTTTGGCTTGATATTGGCGATTTTGATCTCAATTCCACTGTGGCGATTGAGTATTCCCGTTGTCAATAATGTCTTGCCAGTACTTTTGATGATCCTGTTCAGCTATCTGGGCTTTCATCTGGGAACCACGCGTCAGGATGAATGGCGCAGACTTTTAACGCGACGTGGACGAGATGATCAAGAAGCCCAGGTAATCAAGCGTCAGGATGAAAACTATCATCACTATAAGATTTTGGATACCAACATCCTGATTGACGGTCGCATTTATGATTTGGTCAAGACCGGCTTTTTGGAAGGGACGCTTTTGGTACCGAATTTTGTGCTTTATGAGCTGCAGTATATCGCGGATGCCGGCGAAAGCATCAAGCGCGTACGGGGACGACGCGGCTTGGATATCTTAAACAAGCTGCGCAGCGAAAAGATCGTTCCAGTTGAAATGTATAAAGGCGACTTTGAAGATATCAAAGAAGTCGATGAAAAGCTGATTGCGCTAGCCAAGAAGGTTGATGGCGTGATCGTTACCAACGACTACAATCTAAACAAGGTCATTCAATTCCAAAACGTACAGGTGCTTAACATCAATAACCTGGCCAAATCATTGCGACCGCGCGTGATTCCAGGTGAACAGCTGACGGTCGTAGTCGTTAAGAAAGGGACCGAGCGTCAACAAGGGGTTGCCTATCTAGATGATGGTACGATGGTCGTGGTTGAAGATGGCCGCTACTACATGAACGAGCAGCTGGACGTTGAGGTAACCAGTGCGCTGCAGACTGATGCCGGCCGGATGATCTTCGCGCGTCCAGTGCATTCAGCGTCATCGCACGGCATTGACGGCAGCGAGCGTCAAGAGCAGAAACGATTGGCAGAATCAACCAAAAAGACCGATCATAAGAATAACGATCGCAATAATCGCAAAAACTAG
- the gltX gene encoding glutamate--tRNA ligase — protein MSKNEIRVRYAPSPTGHLHIGNARTALFNYLFARHYHGKFIIRIEDTDTKRNIADGERSQLDNLKWMGLDWDEGPDIGGDYGPYRQSERKDIYEKYVQELMDKDLAYKSYMTEDELAEQRERQKAAHQMPHYEYEYAGMTDEEIKQAQADAEAKGLKPVIRFRVPKDHTYAWDDIVKGPLSFDSASVGGDFVIMKRDGMPTYNFAVVVDDHLMKISHVFRGDDHVSNTPKQMMIYEALGWEAPKFGHMALIINNETGKKLSKRDESVLQFIEQYRDLGYLPEAMDNFIILLGWSPVGEDEIFSLKEFVKMYDETRLSKSPAAFDRKKLRWINNQYMKNSDVDEVFNVAMPLLINAGLIEKHADPYKIEWMRRIVEIFKREISYGEEILQYAKPFVEEPQILTDEAKEEMSAETVAVVLRDFRDKIAALDFMDATSILRCIKGVQNDTKVKGRKLWMPLRIAITHETHGPQLPESIELIGQKTTLARLDDMIDRVENGKL, from the coding sequence TTGTCAAAAAACGAAATTCGGGTTCGCTATGCGCCTAGCCCGACTGGACACCTGCACATTGGTAACGCACGGACGGCGCTGTTCAACTACCTGTTCGCACGTCACTACCATGGTAAATTCATCATTCGGATTGAGGATACTGATACGAAGCGTAACATCGCGGATGGCGAACGCAGTCAGCTGGACAATCTGAAGTGGATGGGACTGGACTGGGATGAAGGTCCTGACATCGGTGGCGACTATGGTCCATATCGTCAATCAGAACGCAAGGACATTTATGAAAAGTATGTTCAGGAACTGATGGACAAGGACCTGGCCTACAAGTCCTACATGACCGAAGATGAGCTGGCTGAACAACGGGAACGGCAAAAAGCGGCTCACCAGATGCCTCATTACGAATATGAATATGCTGGCATGACTGATGAAGAAATCAAGCAGGCGCAAGCAGATGCTGAAGCAAAAGGTCTAAAACCGGTTATTCGTTTCCGCGTGCCAAAGGATCACACGTATGCTTGGGATGATATCGTTAAAGGGCCATTGTCATTTGACTCGGCTTCAGTTGGCGGCGACTTTGTCATTATGAAGCGTGATGGCATGCCAACCTACAACTTTGCCGTAGTCGTTGATGATCATCTGATGAAGATCAGCCACGTCTTCCGTGGGGATGATCATGTTTCCAACACGCCAAAGCAGATGATGATCTACGAAGCTTTAGGCTGGGAAGCACCAAAGTTTGGTCACATGGCGCTGATCATCAACAACGAAACGGGTAAGAAGCTCTCCAAGCGTGATGAATCCGTGCTGCAGTTTATCGAACAGTACCGCGACCTGGGATATCTGCCAGAAGCCATGGACAACTTTATTATTCTGCTGGGCTGGTCACCAGTTGGCGAAGACGAGATCTTCTCACTTAAAGAATTCGTCAAGATGTATGATGAAACGCGTCTGTCCAAGTCGCCAGCTGCCTTTGACCGCAAGAAGCTGCGCTGGATCAATAACCAATACATGAAGAATTCCGACGTGGATGAAGTCTTTAATGTTGCCATGCCGCTTTTGATCAATGCCGGCTTGATTGAAAAACATGCTGATCCGTACAAGATCGAATGGATGCGGCGGATCGTTGAAATCTTCAAGCGGGAAATCTCTTATGGTGAAGAAATTCTTCAATATGCTAAGCCATTTGTCGAAGAACCACAGATCCTGACTGACGAAGCCAAAGAAGAAATGAGTGCTGAAACGGTTGCCGTCGTGCTGCGCGATTTCCGTGACAAGATTGCTGCCTTGGACTTTATGGATGCCACATCCATTCTGCGCTGCATCAAAGGCGTGCAGAACGATACCAAGGTTAAGGGACGTAAGCTGTGGATGCCGCTGCGGATCGCGATCACGCATGAAACTCACGGCCCACAACTGCCGGAAAGCATTGAACTGATTGGTCAAAAGACTACGCTGGCTCGTCTGGACGACATGATCGACCGAGTAGAGAACGGCAAGCTTTAA
- a CDS encoding phosphatase PAP2 family protein, whose amino-acid sequence MRITPAQNDALQMLAALATLIFMSWSLKYWPAFYRLDQRLHDQIPNRQNSSFWRGVAWIGQPKLTVGYAFVLAGVLWLTDDLITAFWALATLGSLDALGIGVKLYFKRKRPDQHLPGDDGYSFPSGHVLGTTVLVLMIWALWPTPWTGSLGLVWLMLVAASRLVLRAHYPSDVFSTMVMAAGWVALLRRLYAPLAELVTRLF is encoded by the coding sequence ATGCGAATCACTCCCGCACAAAACGATGCGCTGCAGATGCTGGCAGCCTTGGCGACCTTGATCTTTATGAGCTGGTCTTTAAAATACTGGCCGGCTTTTTATCGTTTGGATCAAAGACTGCATGATCAGATACCTAATCGGCAAAACAGTTCTTTTTGGCGCGGTGTGGCTTGGATTGGTCAGCCTAAGCTCACGGTCGGCTATGCGTTTGTCTTAGCCGGTGTTTTATGGCTGACTGATGATTTAATCACGGCGTTTTGGGCCTTGGCAACTCTGGGCAGCCTGGACGCACTGGGGATTGGCGTTAAATTGTATTTTAAGCGCAAGCGGCCTGACCAGCATCTGCCAGGCGACGATGGCTATAGCTTTCCCAGTGGACATGTTTTGGGAACGACGGTTTTGGTGCTGATGATCTGGGCACTTTGGCCGACGCCATGGACAGGAAGCTTAGGCCTGGTTTGGCTAATGTTGGTTGCGGCATCCAGATTGGTCTTAAGAGCTCACTATCCAAGCGATGTCTTCAGTACGATGGTGATGGCTGCCGGCTGGGTGGCGCTGTTAAGAAGATTGTATGCACCATTGGCTGAGCTGGTGACCAGGCTGTTTTAG
- the cysS gene encoding cysteine--tRNA ligase has translation MLTIYNTLTRKKEEFKPLHPGVVNMYVCGPTVYNYIHIGNARSAIAFDTVRRYLEFKGYQVNYVSNFTDVDDKMIKAAAEQGITVPQLADKFIKAFMEDTAALNIEPATKRPRATESIPEIIDFIKVLIEKDYAYVKDGNVYYRTRKFKHYGALSGQSINDLETGASEHITAEEIQQKEDPLDFALWKAAKPGEINWDSPWGQGRPGWHIECSVMSTRYLGKTIDIHAGGQDLQFPHHENEIAQSEAETGQQFVRYWMHNGFVTIGKDNEKMSKSLHNFITVHDIIKHVDPQVLRFFMATTQYRRPIQYSEANLQDAQNNLEHIRNTYDNLTYRQRDAQDGNDDEVAQRVAAFTQQFITAMDDDINVQNGIATVYELVKYANVYAQKPVVKAEALKTLKQELETLLGIFGVRLETSNCEIDDQAIKDLISKRNQARAAKNFALSDQIRDELKAQGIILEDTPQGTRYRKE, from the coding sequence ATGTTGACTATTTATAATACGCTTACCCGTAAAAAAGAAGAATTTAAGCCTTTGCACCCTGGAGTTGTTAACATGTACGTCTGTGGTCCCACGGTCTACAACTATATCCATATCGGCAACGCGCGCAGTGCCATTGCCTTTGATACCGTACGCCGCTATTTGGAGTTCAAAGGCTATCAAGTCAATTACGTCTCTAACTTTACCGATGTTGACGACAAAATGATCAAGGCAGCTGCAGAACAGGGCATTACGGTTCCACAGCTGGCCGACAAGTTTATCAAGGCCTTTATGGAAGATACGGCCGCTTTAAATATTGAACCAGCTACCAAGCGACCGCGCGCGACAGAAAGCATTCCTGAAATCATTGACTTTATCAAGGTCTTGATTGAAAAAGACTATGCTTATGTCAAAGATGGCAACGTTTATTATCGGACGCGCAAGTTTAAGCATTATGGCGCGCTTTCCGGACAGTCGATCAATGATTTGGAAACTGGCGCCAGTGAGCATATTACAGCTGAAGAGATTCAGCAAAAAGAGGATCCTTTAGACTTTGCGCTTTGGAAAGCTGCCAAACCAGGTGAGATCAACTGGGATTCGCCATGGGGGCAGGGACGGCCTGGCTGGCATATTGAATGCTCAGTCATGTCAACGCGCTACCTAGGCAAAACGATTGATATTCATGCAGGAGGTCAGGATCTGCAGTTTCCGCACCATGAAAATGAGATTGCGCAAAGCGAGGCGGAGACTGGTCAGCAGTTCGTCCGCTATTGGATGCACAATGGCTTTGTCACGATTGGCAAGGACAATGAAAAAATGAGCAAGTCACTGCATAACTTCATTACGGTGCATGACATCATCAAGCATGTTGATCCGCAGGTGCTGCGCTTCTTTATGGCAACCACTCAGTATCGGCGGCCAATTCAATATAGCGAGGCCAATCTGCAGGATGCACAAAACAATCTGGAACATATCCGCAACACCTATGACAACCTGACCTATCGCCAGCGCGATGCTCAAGATGGCAATGACGATGAAGTTGCCCAGCGAGTAGCGGCGTTTACGCAGCAGTTTATTACGGCAATGGATGATGACATTAACGTCCAAAACGGGATTGCTACGGTCTATGAGCTGGTCAAATATGCCAACGTCTATGCCCAAAAGCCGGTTGTTAAGGCTGAGGCGCTCAAGACGCTTAAACAGGAGCTGGAAACGCTGCTGGGGATCTTTGGCGTACGTTTGGAAACGTCTAATTGCGAAATTGATGATCAAGCTATCAAAGATCTGATCAGCAAGCGTAATCAGGCACGGGCTGCTAAGAACTTTGCCTTAAGCGATCAGATTCGCGATGAGTTAAAAGCGCAGGGGATTATTCTAGAAGATACCCCGCAAGGAACGCGCTACAGAAAGGAATAA